ACTCATCCATGCCAAGTATATTCTACCATGCTCCTCCTTGGAATAAGGCACGAAATCCCACCGTGCTACTCcttgaaataagtctattttgcgtcCCTTATCTCTTTGGTTCGTGCCATGCCGGGCTGGCCCATTGTGCCGAGGCAGAGGCCTAGGCATGACCCAAAGGTCGGCCATGAACCCGACACCATTTGGGCCGTGCTGTGTCTGGACCGGGCCAAAAACCCGTGGCATGGCCCGGGCCATGGCCCGGGCTGTTTGGCCATCCATATGGTCACGCGAACCGTATAAACTTCATGGCCCGGGCTGTTTGGCCATCCATATGGTCACGCGAACCGTATAAACTAGtagtttggaataagttcatctgaggtctcTTTAATTGTCAACGAAtatgattttcgtccttcaatcggaaaccagatataacgggtctctcaactattaaaactggtgcAACATAGGTCCTATGGCAGTTTGTACgacggttttagctgacgtggcacttatgtggctaatttgactcggtcttaaTCTGACATGGTATTGACATggcaatttgatttggaaaataataaaaattatgaCTCCACATGTCAattacacaaaaaataattaaaaatggtggctcaccctcctcttcttcctcctctctcccctctcctctctccacatGCCACGGGGAGGCAGCAGCGCGCGGCGCCCTATAGGAGACGGGAGAGGAGCGGTGCGCGGCGAGGcgtgaggggagggaggaggcatGGAGGCCAGCAAAGGCCGGGGGTCGTGGGTGGgggcttgacggcgacgggcagAGGGAGAGGTGCGTAGCGGGTGACGGACaacagagagaagggagaagggtGGTTACCGGCAAGGGTGACGGCCGGTGAGAGAGGCTCGCGGTGGTTGGAAGGTAGAGGCTCACGGTggccccttcctcttcctctcgtCGCTGCAGCCGCACAACGCCGTCAGACCATCTCGATCTGCGGCACATCCGGagttgaggaggaggatgatgacgatgttgCAGTGTCCCATTCCAATCTCGCGCATATCTTGGACCCGTCACCGCCGCCCCCTTCCCATGCTCTTGTCATCTTGTCCTAACCTCAGGCAGCGACAACACTAGGGACAGGAGTTGAGGCGCGCGGGTAGGGCGCATCGTTGTCCGCCTCTAGAGGCGGCGTCCCATTGGATCCTTGGTGGCAGAGCCCGCCGGCCGACCGTCCTTCTCACCGCTCTCCCCCTTTTCTACAAGACGCCAAGGTGGCCGACCACCGTAGCACCGTCCCTCATGATGGCCACGGTCATCTCCATCTTTCACGCCCGTCTTTGCCTTCCTGGTcggccgccgcccttctcccccTCCGTGTGCGCTTGCCTGCCGGCGAGGCCGCGAGGGAGCTCGAGGAGAAAGGatggccgggagggagagaggagaaggaagcGTTGTCGTGCCGTCGTTCGTGGATAGAGAGGAGGATGTGACCCActaatatgtgggtcccactatttttttcttttgtctaaCTAACATGTAGGcctcatatttttgttttagttttaaatttttatattttgctttcAGTGCCACATCACCGCCATGTAGGACGAGGACCAAGTCAAACCAGACACCcagatgccacgtcagccaaaaccaccatctaaaCCGCTGAGAGATctcgtttgcaccggttttaatagttgagtgATCCGCTGTATgtggttttctggttgaaggataaaaatcagattcgttgacaagttaagggacctcaagtgaacttattccaactaGTTTCTCGTGAAATTTCTCTGCCACGTCCCGCACGAGCAACGGCCACCCCATCGAGGTCAGcttccgcgccgcccgcccgccggccCTCTCCGACTTCGCCGTCCACTGCCCCACCCTGCGGCTGCAAGAGCCAGCCGACTACCCCTCCATGGTGCCCAaggccatcgccgtcgacggcgacctcTTCCTCTTCAGCATCCCGATCGACCGCGTCGGCACCATGTCCCTCACTCACAACGACTACTTCGTCTACGCGGCGCggcctccccctcgccgcccgaccctcgatctcctccccaACCCGTCCCACGACACCTTGGGAGACAGGGAGATCGCCCTAGTcagctgcagcggcggcgatggcggcggcgacggcgagccgtgTTACGTGGTGGCTGCGCTCAGGACCATCCCCGGCAGCACAACCATCCACAGGCTGCATCTCTACCGCTCCAGGCCGGGCGGCGAGCAAGGGAGATGGACCTCGCGGATGGTGTCCGTGGACGAACCGCCGCCATTGATGAGGGACGTGGTGTTCCCCATCCCGGAGATGTCGCACCGGCAAGTGCACCACGTGACGAGCAAGGCGATCAGGCTGGGATCGGGCGGAGACGGCATGGTAGGGTGGGTGGACATCTGGCGCGGCATCCTCCTCTGCGACGTACTCCACGAGAGCCCTAAGCTCCGCGacgtgccgctgccgccgccggcgaaggggAACAGCCACAGGGCCTTCCAAAAACACCACCGACCAGTACTGCGCCGACATCGCTGTCAGCCGAGACAGGAGGTTCATCAGGTACGTCCAGATGGAGATCGTCACGCCCAGGATCATCGCGAGCGGCACGCCACCGGGCGACCGTGATCCTGACCCGTTCCTCGAATGGCTGTGACGTCGAGAATCtaacatgcatgtatgcacgtACGTGAAAGATTAGAGTAACTTTCCTATTATGTATTGAATAGACTTTGTTTCGTACTgataaaatttctttttttgataAATCTACACCCTTTAATTTATATTCATTGTAATCTAACGGTGTagcttttttctctttttctccgattaatgtgggaatttctagcctccacagcgaacgtggtgccttcgttcaaagctgttttaataatataatagatgttCGATTTCGCTAGAAATCTgtcgtgtgatttttttttccggtgATTTCACGGATTTGCTGACCGCACGATGGTGGAGGCTGCATGCGTGGTCAGCCGGTCGGGATGATCTTGTTCGCGCTGTGCTCGTCCCTTTGGGCATGATGAGTGGAGACGATCGTCGGACGGGATGACCTTCTCTGCACTTGAATCTTGTGCGTAAATCTGAACCAAGCCAAAGCTAGGATCCCACACTAGATTACACCACCATGCGGCCATGCCTAACAAATCTACCATCTCTAGAATCCTGttctattcaattttttttatatatatttgccgataaatttttttctagaaatttgacagatgtaattacaatacaatcatagtgtaattacactgcaacttatatataattacactaactaaaattacatttgtaaattcagttgatatgatatgtaagtgcactgtaattttgataaaactaaagtgtaagtaaatatgtatttgttattttctttaaaatataaaattacagtcctatagaactaaaattacatttataaattcagttgatatgacatgtaagtgcactgtaatttttataaaaataaagtgtaagtaaatatgtatttgttattttctttaaaatataaaattacagtcctatataactaaaattacatttgtaaattcagttgatatgacatgtaagtatttaaaatataaaattacagtcctatataactaaaattacacatgtaaatttagttgatatgatatgtaagtgcactataattttgataaaaatattgaataagcaaatttgtattagttattttattttgtagtccGTTGGATATAAATCTAAGTGTAAAAAAAATCTGGGTGATTTCTTGTTAAAAATCACCCGACAAATGTGTAGGCAATCCCATagatgtttatattttgggatggagggagagaggaggggcaaAATGGACCTTTCGCATGGTCCGATGGCAAGAGTGGCAAAAATGGTTCCAATATCCTGCAAGCGTAAGGCCTCGCTGTACCGTAATACTTTCCCTTTCCCCTACTTCGTAAccgggaaactattttaatccctcgaggggatatccccttgtTCTTTGCATGTTacttaaatggttataaaaaaatttaaaaaaaataggaagatgtattaacatgtgatataacactccacaaacatgcaagtttaaattcatcttctacatctcgtaacgaaaaaaacaaattgaaccgcagctagttaacgtatattcagagtcaaatttgtttttttgttgcgagatgtagaagttgaatttttacttcatgtttgtggagtgatatatcacatattaatacatcttcttaattttttttaaattttttcataaccatttgagtgacatgcaaacaacgagggatatcccctcgagggatcaaaatcctcttcccttcgtaagagcatctccagcaaTAGCTCCTATTTTAGAGTCCCTAAAAGTTAAATGAGGGCTGCCCCCATTTCCTTAGGACTCTAAAAATGGTTCTAACTCTAGCAACAACCTCTATTTCTTAGtccctatttctttttctcctctattTCATCTTATAATCCATCTTTTATGTTTAGTTTAATACcacaataatataaatattaatatttccAACGCATAGAATTTAATCatatttaaattaataatttcaaacaacacaatttaaattgaaatttaattttttttttgtgatatcaCATTGATATGTGCATATACATACACTAGTGTGAGTGCATGGATGACTCGTTAGAATGCTCGACCAGTGCATCTGTTGCGGCTGGTAGCAGTAGCAGTTCATCCATCCTACAATCAATATCCAAtgatatacacacatatatggatgcatataatcatatatgacggcattgcatgcatatatatgcaaggAGATGTAGTAGTAGCTCCTTCTAGATCAGCCAGATACAATCTCATTGGCCACTGGCAGCAGATGGTTGTTGACACTTAACAGGAACCAAACGGCGTCTCATCAATATGCGGAAAAATCCATATATACGTGCATCCATGCAGGTGACCAATACTATAGCAGAGACATGGCCGGATTAGAGCAGAATCACCCGCAAGACGGGCGACGGTGTGCAAGCGATCACGCGGGAAAGAGCACGCGTCGTGGAAACATCCCCTCGCGCCAAAGAAAACTGGATAGGGGCTGAGGATAGAGCCCCCAGGCCTAGGGGCTGTGGGAGGGAATTTGGAAGCCTTCCTATTTTGGGGTCTTAAGTAAGGGCTCTGTTGGAGTCTCAACCTCTCAAAGTTGTTTAAGGTCTGTGTCTAGGGGCTttgctggagatgctctaaccCTATCAAACCGAAGATCCCAGATCCAATCCTCACCAAGATCGATCAAGCTCCTCTTCTGATTGGATCCTCGATTGATCGGttgccatggccgccgtcgcctcctcggcCGAGGTCCACGAGGGCACCCGGAGCTGCGTCCTGCTCAACGTCCGCGGCTACAGGGCCGCCCGCcgcgacgccaccaccgccacgtcCTACACGAGCAACGGCCATCCCATCGAGGTCAGCTTCCGCGCCGCCCCCCCGCCGGTCCTCTCCGACTTCTACGTCTACTGCCCCGCCCTGCAGCTGCAAGAACCAGCCGATTATCCCTCCATGGTGCCCAaggccatcgccgtcgacggcgacctcTTCCTCTTCCGTATCCCGATCGACCGCGTCGGCACCATGTCCCTCACCCACAACGACTACTTCGTCTACATGGCGCGGTCTCCCCCTCACCGCCCGAGACTGGATCTGCTCCCGAACCCGTCGCACGATACCCTGGGAGACAAGGAGATCGCCATACTGAGCTGTGCCGATGGCGGCGAGCAGTACGTGGTGACCGCCCTCAGGACCATCCCCGGCAGTAAAACCATCCACAGGCTGCATCTGTACCGCTCCAAACCGAACTGCGAGCAAGGGAGATGGACTTCGCAGATGGTGTCTGTGGAGGGACCACTGATGAGGGACTTGGTGTGCCCCATCCCTGAGACGGTGCACAGGCAAGTGCACCACGTGACGAGCAAGGTGATCAGGCTGGGAACAGGTGCAAATGGCATGGTAGGGTGGGTGGATATCTGGCGCGGCATCCTCCTCTGCGACGTGCTCCAGGAGAGCCCCAAGCTCTATGACATGCCGCTGCCTCTGCCGGCCAAGAGCAACAGCCACAGGGCCTTCCTCAACACCACCGACCAGTACTGCGGCGACGTCGCCGTCAGCCGAGACAAGAGCTTCATCAAGTACGTCGAGATGGAGATCGTCACGCCCAAGATCGTGAGCGCCACGCCACCAGGTGACTGTGATCCTGACCCGTTCCTCGAATGGCTGCGCCGTCGAGAATGCAAGGACCTGAAACGCACCTTGGTCCATGGCCGCTGGAAGGCCACCACATGGAGGATGCCGATCCCGGTCACCTCATGGGACGATTGGTGCCGCGACTGCGCTGTTGAATCTGCCGAGCTCAGCACTGACAACCCAAAGGCTTATGAGTTGCTGTGTGCTGTGAGCAAAGAAAGTCTTaaagaggatgatgatgataaggCCATGGAGGCGGCAACAACAACCACGACGAGGTTGCCATTGGGACGCCTGGGCATGGCTTACCCTGCCATGAGCATCGATGACGATGTCATTTACGTGCTGACAAAACCCGTCATGGGGAATGGCAAGGCGGCATTTCTGACTGCTGTTGatgtgaggaggaagaaggtgcTGGCAGTGGCCAAGCTTGATAGCGCCGTTTTCATGCGTTACTACCTTGCCGTTGGGATCTCCAAACATTTTTGCACAACGAAACAAACTTTTGAATGGGCCGGAAGTTAGGCCCATATAAGTAAACAAGCCGGAATTTAGGCCCATAACTCGGCCCATACACATGGATGGGCCATCGTGGTGCATCCAAAACtcgatttttttattaaaatatttataaaaagtaattttcattttgatctgcaaattattcaaaataaaaattactttttataaatattttaataaaaaatcctCCAAAACTTGCCGTTGAGAAGCGAGGAGGGCTGCTAGgttgctccgccgccgcgttctcCGGCGAGGGGtcaccgcctccgtcgccgtcgacccacCGGACCGACGGGATTGAGGTGGCCGTCGCCGCCAGCGCTGCGGCGCAGATTGCCGCGCCGGAAGCGCGAACGATGGGCTTCGTCGACGGGGCCTCCTCCATCCACTCCGGTGAACACGgcatgcagcggcggcggcggcggcaccgggtGGACTGGCTCCAACGCGCCGGTACGATGAACCACCACCCTGTACTGTGTTTGTTGATTTGTTCTTCTCATTCGACCTGTTGCGCTATGCGTGCGTGTGCCCTTGGATAGTTCATAGTTGGATACCTGGATGCGGCCTCGATTTGGTGTAGAGCTGCAGTGATAGGTGATAACCCTAACCAATTTGAGATAAGAGATTTCAATGCCAATTCAATTAGAGAGATGAGAACACAATATGTTAATTAGGCCGCAAGTCCATTGATTGATAGTCTCAGTATCATGCTTTAGGAAACAGTAGGAAAATTGCATAAATTAACTGCAAAACAGTAGGAAAAATACAACATCAGTAGGAAAAACTAGCTAGTGGCCGGAACAACAGCACGGCCAATTTTATTACAACCTCAGTACGGGGAAGAACACTGCATAGAGTAACCGCAAGTAGTAGGAATTACTGGAAGATCTCTTTGTACACTATGTTTTTCACCATTCCTTCGCCTGGGCATTCTTCGTCAGTGATCATGATCTTCAGGCCATCTCTGCTTGTGACTCTGGAGACTGCGACATAGAGCTGCCCATGAGTAAAAACTTGCCTAGGCAAATAGAGGCCGACCTTGTTTAAGGTTTGCCCCTGACTCTTGTTTATTGTCATGGCAAAACACACCGAGAGAGGAAATTGCTTTCTGTTTAGCACAAATGGCCATTTTCGTTCGTTTGGTGACATGATGATTTGTGGGATACATACCATATCACCTATGTGTGTTCCGGTTATAATCTCTGCCTCAATAACCCTTTTCCCGAATCGCGTAATTCTCATTCTAGTACCATTACATAGCCCTGCATTTTGATTGATGTTACGAAGAAGCATTACTGGTAGACCAACTTTGAGCTTAAGTTGGTGGTTTGGAATTCCGGGGTGCTTTAAGCTGTTTAGGAACTCTGTAGGATACAACATTTCCATCTCATGGCTGTAAGACATTGATTTGCTCACACTGTCATGGCTAAGGTAGGTTACCTTGTCACCTTGGATTTGGTCCATAATGTACTCATTGAGCTCATTGACATCATCATTCGTTGGACACAATATCGCTCTCTCTTCTAGGTACTTCGGCTTGCAGCAATTGTATTGTAGGCCAGGGTAGGTACTATCGACGATTTGAGCTTTCGGATCATCTCCCTTTTGTAGCAGCAGGTCACTAGGCATACTCACCCAACCCTTTTCATCTAATAAAATTGTGTCACCGTTGCCGATTCGTAGTATCCACTCAGCGAATTCCGCAGTCTTCTGATGTTCTGCTTGATCTTTGGATACAGAATTGAGCCGCATATTTTTTGTCAAATTGAACACCTCGAAATGTTGCCAGAGGTACGAGAATTTGATTGATGCATTTACAGTGTGCTCCCTTCTTCCTTTTGGCACAATGGGGAGGATCTGCCGGAAGTCCCCTCCTAGAACAACTGTCATGCCACCAAAGGGCTTTTGGTAACTATTCTCATTTCTAAACCTCTGTACGTCCCTTAGGCTCTTGTCAAGTGCCTCGAAACAGTTTCTGTTTGCCATTGGAGCTTCATCCCACAGTATTAGTGATGTCTTCATTAATAGATCAGCTATACGCGAGCCTTGTTTGATGAAGCATGTAGATTCATCTGTTAGGTTGATTGGAATATTGAATGCTGAGTGTGCTGTTCTACCTCCTTGAAGCAGAAGTGCAGCAATGCCACTTGACGCAACTGCAATTACTATCTTTCCCTCTGATCTTAACCTTGTTGTGATTGCTTTCCAAAGGTATGTCTTGCCTGTCCCACCATAGCCATCCACAAATATTAGCTTGCCTAGTGATTGGTGTGCCGATTCTATTATTGCATCAAATGCCTTTTTCTGCTCTATGTTTAGAGTGTTTAGTACTTGCAGGTGCTGATGCTTCAACCTCTCTTTGTCATAGTTCATCTCTTCATTTATAAGACTGTTCTCAATTTCACTTAACTTTGCCACATTTGGGGGCTCTATTCCAGTGTATTCCTTAAGTGATTTTCCTGCTTGTCGCATGTTCTTCTCAATTTCTATTAAAGCACATTTCCTTTTATGTGAAGGCGTGAGGCAGGAGGCAGGAAAGTTCAAGAGCCAACTTTGTGTATGCTGAATGTCTTTGGAGAGTTCCTCCCAGATGGATTCCCACAAACTCTTTGGGTCAGTAACCTCACAGTGGCATAAAATAGTTGCGAACAGTTGTCGTAATTCTATCCCAGATGCCCAACAGGATGCTTCCTTAATGCACTCAATCCACTCGTTGTCATCATTTAGAAATCCTAGTGCATGGCATGCTGATTTGTATGATGAGTGCACGAATCCATTGACAGTTCTGATATCTTCAAATGTTGTGCAACCCTTTGCAGTGTTGAGGATAACTCTGAGATAGTACCTTTCTCCACTTGCCGGATGGGCATTGTAGATTCTGCcaattttctttcttccttttcgcCTTACCCATTTCTTCACTTTGTTAACCCACGTCCATTTTGTAGGAAATTCTGAATATGTTAATTCTCTGGCATCTTCAtgctttttgtttgtttccatCCACTCAGTAAACATAGTGACCCCTGATCTTGGGTGTCTTATGATTTCCTGTAGGTCTGTTGAGTCTGGAAAAATCACTTGTTGCTCATTCTCCACGTGGAAGAATAGCCTCTGAACAGATGGTTCTTGGTAGTGTAGAGGAAATGTGAATATTCGCCAACACGCTTCAGTTGCTGTCATGTAACTACATCCCAGATACCTTTTAATCTCATCATTATCTTTTGCGGTATCAGTTTCTTCAACAACTGCTGTTGCTTGGTCATCTCCATTGTAGATGCTCTTAAATAGGTATCTGATTGACTTAGACCGGTTAAACCACTCGACATTTATATGTGCTTGGAACTTCACTAGGAGATCTTTGTTGTATGGAACAACAAATCCATTGTTCAAATTGATTCGTCCCTTTTTTATCTGCCTTCCATCATCTCGTCTCTTGTATATTGGGAAGTTGACTTCATCAATGATTGTCTCATCAGAAAAACCTTTTGGGAAGTACCTATCACATTTATGGTCTACCATGCATGGTGACTTTGGGTTTGTCTCTCCACATGGTCCATGCATCATGAAATTCTTGACAGCTTCAAATGTTTCAGGATCCTTGTTGCTGTCAGGAATCTCAGCACATATCATTTTATCAATTTGTGAGGGCTTTAGGCACTTCTCTTTCTTGTCAAGGAATATTAGGATATGGGCATGTGGTAGTCCCTTCTTCTGAAATTCTATTGTGAAGATAACTGCAATTTTTATTCAATACATGTGTTAGCATTTAGGAGTAGCAGTTACTACTTGTAGTAATGAACTATACTCAGGAGTATTGTTTTCTCATCACTTACTTGCTTTAGTCTTTCCAAAATGTTGATTCCTTTTAATATCTGACATTAGCTCCCTTAGTTTTATCATGAATACTCGGACTACAATATCTGGTCGTTCTGATGGTTTCTGGTGCCCAACCTTTTCTAGCATGCACTGGATTTCTGGCCACTTTGGATTACATGTGAATGTTACAAACAAGTCAGGATTTCCAGCCCAACGACATATTGCCATCGCATCTTGGTAGTTTTGCTCTTTGTTTCTAGGACCTCCTGTGAAACTTGCTGGGAGTACTATCCTCCTCCCTAATTTCTCTGTTCTTGTGTCTCCAGTTCTAAGTGCATCCTGTAGCCCACCATAAAGTTCCGTTCTTAGAATTCCttgattttgcctgatccaGCTGAGCCTACACTGTTCTATGCATGTATAAGCATCGACCATGAACTGCATGGAGAGATTTCCACACGCTAGTGGTAACATTGATTGGTCTTGACGCTGTTGGAGGCGATATGCATAATATTCACGCATAGTGACACATTTCTTGTCGTACCTTACACCATCCTTTCCGCTGTATTTTATTCCAAGTCTATAGCCATCTTCTCCATAAGGGAAGAGCAACGGGTATTGCATGGCCATGAATTTTGGATGGGTTTCTGATATCCTTTTGGGTCTCATATCTTTGTACTCAAGAACAATGTCGCGTCCATAGCTTTTTTCAGTTGGATCTTTGACTATCAACATAGCAACTTCTGATGTTGATGGCATATTGTTTTGCCTTCCATCTTGATCCCTATTATCAAGTAATCTCAGAGTGTAATTGTGATAGTCATCTTCTTTGAATCTCTCTCTTGCCATTCGGAATGTCTGGGCTAGTGTGTTGTTCTCATCAAGCATTGTTAGTAGGCCGGCGATAGTTTTTTCATCTAATGAGGCATTACGCGTGCCAGATCTTGATGCCTCTATCCTATTCTTGATCTCATTCTCTGTGTCATAGATGTACAATTGTTGGAAGCGAGGCTTGTTGCTACCTTTAGGTAGAAGAGTTCCTATGTGATGGTAATTCTGTCCATTCAGTCGGAAAACATAAGGTCCACGccctttgtttatttttctgtcAACAGCTCCTCCCATTGATGTAAATGCAAACATGGAATTGTATGATCTAATGTTCTGTTGGTAGTTTTCTGATGTTCCTCCATCTCTTGCCAATAAACTTGAAAGGAAATGTGGCGGTTCTTTTAATGGTGGCAAGGCGACCTTCCCTTGCTTGCAGCAGAGTCCAAAGGATGGCTGGTTTTTTCTTTGACGAGAAAAGGATGGCTGTTTGCTTCTTGTAGATTGTATTTTTTCTCCATGCCACATAAGCGCATGGCAGTGTGGGCACATGCATGTTGGGCCCCCAAAGTTCCATATTTTACTAGCACTTGAAATGCCATCTTTCCTTATTTCATTTTTATTGATTATAGTTCCTTTCCTGCTCCGCTTTAGTgcattcttttctttcctcttcaTTCTCGCTGTTCTGGCTAATTCTTTTGATTGTTTTGCTTTCATCATTTGGTTGCATATCATTGTGCTGTTTATAACTGACGATTCCTTGAgttgcaatagttgaatattGGATTCTGTTCGTCGCGCTTCATTATGGATGTTCTTGCAAATTCCTTTGGGTCCTTGGCAATGTTGGCACATGCATTTTGGCTTAACTAAGTTCAAGGTAACGGTGTTTTTCAAGTCCATATTGCTGATGGGAGTTGGTTCATCTCTTGCTGTTCTTTCAGTTCCATCGGTTCTTGCACGCTTCCTGCCCTGCTTGAGCTGAATGTGGTCTTTCCTCTTCATCTGTGCTGTTCTTGCTAATTCTTTTGAAGACCTTGTTTCCATTGTGTGGTTGTATTTCCTCTTCTCCCCTTGACTTTCTTGTTTCTTCTAATAGATTACTTCAATACCGATccttcattttatttattttccggCCCTTTCTTATCCTCTTGACTATCTTTTTCTCTTCAAGCTGTATACGGTCACTCATTCTCACCACTGACATTATTGTTTGGGTCCCAATGGATCATGCTTTCCTGCACACGTGAAATCTCCTTGGATTGACCAACACAAAATAATGTGCTAAATGTTCGCATGATATATCATTTGGGCTCAAAATAGCACGAGCTTTTGATGAAGTGCATCAACAAATTGAGTCAATTAGCAATACTTTTCTTAAAATGAGTAGATTCTTACATGCCACcacaaaaatccccaaatccttCTTTATACCATTCCTTGTGTCACTCACAAGTGATGGCAATACAAAGGACTGTAAAAGTGCAGTGGCAAAATTAAACTTTTAAGCATATAGCCAGAAGTTGACTTGCTCGGCAGACCAAGTTAGGTCATGTAGAAGTTAGCAACTGACTGTAAACTAGTGTTTATAGGAATGAATACACTCATGGACCTTCAAATTAGACACTCGTTCTTACCTAATTGAGTGCAACTAATTTTCTTCATTATTGCTTATCTTTCTGCATTTATTGACTTACACGCTCCAATCATTTTGG
The sequence above is drawn from the Oryza glaberrima chromosome 10, OglaRS2, whole genome shotgun sequence genome and encodes:
- the LOC127753382 gene encoding uncharacterized protein LOC127753382 yields the protein MAAVASSAEVHEGTRSCVLLNVRGYRAARRDATTATSYTSNGHPIEVSFRAAPPPVLSDFYVYCPALQLQEPADYPSMVPKAIAVDGDLFLFRIPIDRVGTMSLTHNDYFVYMARSPPHRPRLDLLPNPSHDTLGDKEIAILSCADGGEQYVVTALRTIPGSKTIHRLHLYRSKPNCEQGRWTSQMVSVEGPLMRDLVCPIPETVHRQVHHVTSKVIRLGTGANGMVGWVDIWRGILLCDVLQESPKLYDMPLPLPAKSNSHRAFLNTTDQYCGDVAVSRDKSFIKYVEMEIVTPKIVSATPPGDCDPDPFLEWLRRRECKDLKRTLVHGRWKATTWRMPIPVTSWDDWCRDCAVESAELSTDNPKAYELLCAVSKESLKEDDDDKAMEAATTTTTRLPLGRLGMAYPAMSIDDDVIYVLTKPVMGNGKAAFLTAVDVRRKKVLAVAKLDSAVFMRYYLAVGISKHFCTTKQTFEWAGS
- the LOC127785761 gene encoding uncharacterized protein LOC127785761, with the protein product MGFVDGASSIHSGEHGMQRRRRRHRVDWLQRAVCSLLPFGTMGRICRKSPPRTTVMPPKGFWREAGGRKVQEPTLCMLNVFGEFLPDGFPQTLWWMHRSILRQAPVKAVDDAGLKVSQAEGCLYNGVWSSGTCPFYSSTATFSLNVAPSLTSGLHSTGV